A portion of the Pseudomonas protegens CHA0 genome contains these proteins:
- a CDS encoding DUF2058 domain-containing protein, whose protein sequence is MSLSLRDQLLKAGLVNQKQAKQVSKDKQKQQRLAHKGQIELDDSQQRAAQEAMAEKVKRDQELNRQQQEKAEQKARAAQVKQLIEVSRLPKLNTEDYYNFVDDKKVKRLSVNTLMRNKLSSGSLAIVHHGGGYEVIPREAALKIQERDPRRIVQLNTPTEAPDEDDPYAAYQIPDDLMW, encoded by the coding sequence ATGAGCCTTTCCCTTCGCGACCAGTTGCTCAAAGCAGGGCTGGTCAACCAAAAGCAGGCCAAGCAGGTCAGCAAAGACAAGCAGAAGCAGCAGCGCCTGGCCCACAAAGGCCAGATCGAACTCGATGACTCCCAGCAGCGTGCGGCCCAGGAAGCCATGGCCGAGAAGGTCAAGCGCGACCAGGAGCTCAACCGTCAGCAACAGGAAAAGGCCGAGCAGAAAGCCCGCGCGGCGCAGGTCAAGCAACTGATCGAAGTGTCGCGGCTGCCCAAGCTGAACACCGAGGACTACTACAACTTCGTCGACGACAAGAAGGTCAAGCGCCTGTCGGTGAATACCCTCATGCGCAACAAGCTGAGCAGCGGCTCCCTGGCCATCGTCCACCATGGCGGCGGCTACGAGGTGATTCCGCGGGAAGCCGCGCTGAAGATCCAGGAGCGCGACCCGCGCCGAATCGTGCAGCTCAATACGCCCACCGAGGCGCCGGATGAAGATGATCCGTACGCGGCCTACCAGATCCCCGACGATCTGATGTGGTAA
- the mazG gene encoding nucleoside triphosphate pyrophosphohydrolase has product MYSLEDLLHLMARLRDPQYGCPWDIKQNYASIVPHTLEEAYEVADAIERGDFDHLQGELGDLLFQVVYYSQLAREEGRFEFDAVVDGITRKLIRRHPHVFPTGDLYAPLDIPRLDEDQVKERWEQIKAEERAEKSEAPQQLSLLDDVPVALPALSRAAKLQKRAAQVGFDWPEALPVVDKVREELDEVLEAMADNDAAAITDEIGDLLFVVVNLARHLKVDPETALRGANAKFDRRFRFIEQALRDTARPMEDCTLEELDALWGEAKRQEKNLPSCG; this is encoded by the coding sequence ATGTACAGCCTTGAAGACCTGCTCCACCTCATGGCGCGCCTGCGCGACCCGCAGTATGGCTGCCCGTGGGACATCAAGCAGAACTACGCCAGCATCGTCCCCCATACCCTGGAAGAGGCCTATGAAGTGGCCGACGCCATCGAGCGCGGCGACTTCGACCACTTGCAGGGCGAGCTGGGGGACCTGCTGTTCCAGGTGGTGTACTACAGCCAGCTGGCCCGGGAGGAGGGGCGTTTCGAGTTCGACGCGGTGGTGGACGGCATCACGCGCAAGCTGATCCGCCGGCATCCCCATGTATTTCCCACCGGGGACCTGTACGCGCCGCTGGACATCCCGCGGCTCGATGAAGACCAGGTCAAGGAGCGTTGGGAGCAGATCAAGGCCGAGGAGCGCGCGGAGAAGTCCGAGGCTCCCCAGCAGTTGTCCCTGCTCGATGATGTGCCGGTGGCCTTGCCGGCCTTGTCCCGCGCCGCCAAGTTGCAAAAGCGTGCGGCCCAGGTCGGTTTCGACTGGCCCGAAGCCCTGCCGGTGGTGGACAAGGTTCGTGAAGAACTGGATGAAGTGCTGGAAGCCATGGCCGACAACGATGCGGCGGCGATCACCGATGAAATCGGTGACTTGCTGTTTGTCGTGGTCAACCTGGCCCGGCACCTCAAGGTCGACCCGGAAACCGCCCTGCGCGGTGCCAACGCCAAGTTCGACCGACGCTTCCGATTTATCGAGCAGGCATTGCGCGACACTGCCCGTCCCATGGAAGATTGCACCCTCGAAGAGTTGGATGCCCTGTGGGGCGAAGCCAAACGTCAGGAAAAGAATTTGCCCAGCTGCGGCTGA
- the relA gene encoding GTP diphosphokinase → MVQVRAHQPINTDGSINLEAWLDHTVSVDMALDREALKEACEFAREAELQHIATKNLSPEDVSSFSTGLEIAEILADLKLDQDSLVAAVLYRGVREGQIQLPAVSQRFGPVVTKLIDGVLRMAAITASLSPRQSLVLGTQAQVENLRKMLVAMVDDVRVALIKLAERTCAIRAVKSADEEKRNRVAREVFDIYAPLAHRLGIGHIKWELEDLSFRYLEPEQYKQIAKLLHERRLDRERFISDVMNQLQNELKATGVNADISGRAKHIYSIWRKMQRKGLEFSQIYDVRAVRVLVPEMRDCYTALGIVHTLWRHIPKEFDDYIANPKENGYRSLHTAVIGPEGKVLEVQIRTHAMHEEAELGVCAHWKYKGTDVKSGSNHYEEKISWLRQVLEWHEELGDIGGLAEQLRVDIEPDRVYIFTPDGHAIDLPKGATPLDFAYRVHTEIGHNCRGAKINGRIVPLNYSLQTGEQVEIITSKHGTPSRDWLNPNLGYVTTSRARAKIVHWFKLQARDQNVAAGKTLLERELSRLGLPQVDFDKLAEKANMKIAEDMFAALGAGDLRLAQLVNLAQQLVEPERGNEQLELIPRKAAGYKPGKRGDIQIQGVGNLMTQMAGCCQPLPGDAIVGYITQGRGVSIHRQDCASVLQLAGREPERIIQVSWGPVPVLTYPVDIIIRAYDRSGLLRDVSQVLLNERINVLAVNTRSNKEDNTALMSLTIEIPGLDALGRLLGRISQLPNIIETRRNRTP, encoded by the coding sequence ATGGTACAGGTGAGAGCGCACCAGCCGATCAACACCGACGGCAGTATCAATCTCGAGGCATGGCTCGATCATACGGTCAGCGTCGACATGGCACTGGACCGTGAAGCCTTGAAAGAAGCCTGCGAGTTCGCTCGCGAGGCGGAACTGCAGCACATAGCAACGAAGAATCTCAGCCCCGAGGACGTGTCGAGTTTCAGCACGGGCCTGGAGATCGCCGAGATCCTCGCCGATCTTAAGCTGGATCAGGACTCCCTGGTTGCCGCGGTGCTCTACCGGGGTGTCCGCGAGGGCCAGATCCAGTTGCCGGCGGTCAGCCAGCGGTTTGGTCCGGTGGTCACCAAGCTGATCGATGGCGTCTTGCGCATGGCGGCCATTACCGCCAGCCTCAGCCCCCGCCAGTCCCTGGTGCTGGGCACCCAGGCCCAGGTGGAAAACCTGCGCAAGATGCTGGTGGCCATGGTAGATGACGTGCGGGTTGCACTGATCAAGCTGGCCGAGCGTACCTGTGCGATTCGAGCGGTAAAAAGCGCCGACGAAGAGAAGCGCAACCGGGTTGCCCGGGAAGTCTTCGACATCTACGCACCCCTGGCTCACCGCCTGGGTATCGGGCATATCAAGTGGGAGCTGGAAGACCTGTCCTTCCGTTACCTGGAGCCCGAGCAGTACAAGCAGATCGCCAAGCTGCTGCATGAGCGGCGCCTGGATCGCGAGCGTTTCATCAGCGACGTGATGAACCAGCTGCAGAACGAACTGAAGGCCACCGGGGTCAACGCCGACATCAGTGGGCGGGCCAAGCACATCTATTCCATCTGGCGCAAAATGCAGCGCAAGGGCCTGGAATTCAGCCAGATATACGACGTGCGCGCGGTGCGGGTGCTGGTGCCGGAAATGCGCGATTGCTACACCGCGCTGGGCATCGTGCATACCCTGTGGCGGCACATCCCCAAAGAGTTCGACGACTACATCGCCAACCCCAAGGAGAACGGCTACCGCTCGTTGCACACGGCGGTGATCGGCCCTGAGGGCAAGGTGCTGGAAGTGCAGATCCGTACCCACGCCATGCACGAAGAGGCGGAGCTGGGGGTTTGCGCGCACTGGAAGTACAAGGGCACCGACGTCAAGTCCGGCTCCAACCATTACGAAGAGAAAATCTCCTGGTTGCGCCAGGTGCTCGAATGGCACGAGGAACTGGGGGATATCGGCGGTCTGGCCGAACAGCTGCGGGTGGATATCGAACCGGACCGGGTGTACATCTTCACCCCCGACGGTCACGCCATCGACCTGCCCAAGGGCGCCACGCCGCTGGATTTCGCCTACCGGGTGCACACCGAGATCGGCCACAACTGCCGGGGCGCGAAGATCAACGGGCGCATCGTGCCGCTCAATTACAGCCTGCAGACCGGCGAGCAGGTGGAGATCATCACCAGCAAGCACGGCACGCCGAGCCGCGACTGGCTGAACCCGAACCTGGGCTATGTCACCACGTCCCGGGCGCGGGCGAAGATCGTCCACTGGTTCAAGCTCCAGGCCCGCGATCAGAACGTCGCCGCCGGCAAGACCCTGCTGGAACGCGAACTGAGCCGACTCGGCCTGCCACAGGTGGATTTCGACAAGCTGGCCGAGAAGGCCAACATGAAGATCGCCGAGGACATGTTCGCCGCCCTGGGCGCGGGGGACCTGCGCCTGGCGCAACTGGTCAACCTGGCCCAGCAATTGGTGGAGCCGGAGCGGGGCAACGAGCAACTGGAGTTGATTCCGCGCAAGGCTGCCGGCTACAAGCCGGGCAAGCGTGGCGACATCCAGATCCAGGGCGTGGGCAACCTGATGACCCAGATGGCCGGCTGCTGCCAGCCATTGCCGGGGGATGCGATCGTCGGCTACATCACCCAGGGCCGCGGCGTGAGCATTCACCGCCAGGACTGCGCCTCGGTGCTGCAACTGGCCGGGCGCGAGCCGGAGCGGATCATCCAGGTCAGCTGGGGGCCGGTGCCGGTGCTGACCTATCCGGTGGATATCATCATCCGCGCCTACGACCGTTCCGGCCTGCTGCGTGATGTGTCCCAGGTGCTGCTCAACGAGCGGATCAACGTGCTGGCGGTCAACACCCGCTCGAACAAGGAGGACAACACCGCGTTGATGTCCCTGACTATCGAGATCCCGGGGCTGGACGCGTTGGGTCGCCTGTTGGGGCGGATTTCCCAGTTGCCTAACATCATCGAGACCCGGCGCAACCGGACCCCCTGA
- the rlmD gene encoding 23S rRNA (uracil(1939)-C(5))-methyltransferase RlmD, whose protein sequence is MAKHDRGLRFQPAGGSRAPQIPVGKKQRLTIQRLANDGRGIAFVEGRTWFVSGALAGEEVEARVLGSHGKVVEARAERIFNASDLRRPAACAHAGRCGGCSVQHLPHDEQLALKQRMLAEQLSKVAGVEPEAWAAPLSGPEFGYRRRARVAVRWDAKGKQLEVGFRAAGSQDIVAIDDCPVLVQALQPVMNRLPAMLRRLSKPQALGHVELFSGSALAVLLRHMAPLSDSDLTILKDFCDFHQAQLWLHGEGEPQPFDPSQALGYRLETWDLHLAYRPGDFIQVNAGVNEAMVAQALEWLAPQADERVLDLFCGLGNFALPLARQVREVVAVEGVATMVARAAENAASNNLHNTRFFQADLSQPLSAAEWADEGFSAVLLDPPRDGAFEVVRQLATLGAKRLVYVSCNPATLARDTVELIKQGYRLKRAGILDMFPQTAHVEAMALFEAS, encoded by the coding sequence ATGGCTAAGCACGATAGAGGCCTGCGCTTCCAGCCGGCGGGCGGTAGCCGGGCGCCACAGATTCCGGTGGGCAAGAAACAGCGTTTGACGATTCAGCGTCTGGCCAACGACGGCCGTGGCATTGCCTTTGTCGAAGGGCGTACCTGGTTTGTCAGCGGTGCCCTGGCCGGTGAAGAAGTCGAAGCTCGGGTGTTGGGCAGCCACGGCAAAGTGGTGGAGGCCCGTGCCGAGCGCATCTTCAACGCCAGTGATTTGCGTCGCCCGGCGGCCTGTGCCCATGCCGGGCGTTGCGGCGGTTGCAGTGTCCAGCATTTGCCCCATGACGAGCAGCTTGCCCTGAAACAGCGCATGCTCGCCGAGCAGTTGTCCAAGGTCGCGGGTGTCGAGCCCGAGGCCTGGGCCGCCCCCTTGAGCGGTCCCGAGTTCGGCTATCGGCGCCGCGCCCGGGTGGCGGTGCGCTGGGACGCCAAGGGCAAGCAACTTGAGGTGGGTTTTCGCGCTGCCGGTAGCCAGGACATTGTCGCCATCGACGATTGCCCGGTGCTGGTACAGGCCTTGCAACCTGTCATGAACCGTTTGCCCGCCATGCTGCGACGCTTGAGCAAGCCTCAGGCACTGGGGCATGTGGAGTTGTTCAGCGGTTCGGCCCTGGCGGTGCTGTTGCGCCACATGGCGCCGTTGTCCGACAGCGACCTGACGATCCTCAAGGACTTCTGCGATTTCCATCAGGCGCAATTGTGGCTGCACGGTGAAGGCGAGCCGCAACCCTTTGATCCATCGCAGGCTCTGGGCTACCGCCTGGAGACCTGGGACCTGCACCTGGCGTATCGGCCGGGTGACTTCATCCAGGTCAATGCGGGAGTCAATGAAGCGATGGTCGCCCAGGCCCTGGAGTGGCTGGCGCCGCAAGCTGATGAGCGGGTGCTGGACCTGTTTTGCGGCCTGGGCAACTTCGCCTTGCCGTTGGCCCGACAGGTGCGGGAAGTGGTGGCGGTAGAGGGCGTGGCGACCATGGTGGCGCGCGCCGCGGAGAATGCCGCCAGCAACAATTTGCATAACACGCGCTTTTTTCAAGCCGATTTATCCCAACCTCTGAGCGCTGCCGAGTGGGCTGATGAAGGCTTTTCTGCGGTACTCTTGGACCCACCCCGCGACGGTGCTTTCGAGGTGGTCCGCCAGTTGGCGACCCTGGGTGCCAAGCGGTTGGTGTACGTGTCATGCAATCCGGCAACTTTGGCTCGTGACACGGTCGAACTGATCAAGCAGGGCTATAGATTAAAACGTGCCGGGATCCTCGATATGTTTCCTCAGACGGCGCATGTCGAGGCCATGGCGTTATTTGAAGCGAGCTAG
- the cysM gene encoding cysteine synthase CysM encodes MTLQYPTIADCVGNTPLVRLQRLPGATSNTLLLKLEGNNPAGSVKDRPALSMITRAELRGQIQAGDTLIEATSGNTGIALAMAAAIKGYKMILIMPDNSSAERKAAMTAYGAELILVSQEEGMEGARDLAERMQAEGRGKVLDQFANGDNPEAHYSGTGPEIWRQTQGSITHFISSMGTTGTIMGTSRYLKEQNPAVQIVGLQPMEGSAIPGIRRWPEQYLPKIYQASRVDRIVDMAQSEAEDVTRRLAREEGIFCGVSSGGAVAAMLRLSREVENAVMVAIICDRGDRYLSTGIFDAPN; translated from the coding sequence ATGACCTTGCAGTACCCAACCATCGCCGATTGCGTCGGCAACACCCCCCTGGTCCGCCTGCAGCGCCTGCCCGGCGCCACCAGCAATACCCTGCTGCTAAAGCTCGAGGGCAACAACCCGGCGGGTTCGGTCAAGGACCGTCCGGCACTGTCGATGATCACCCGCGCCGAGTTGCGCGGGCAGATCCAGGCCGGCGATACCCTGATCGAAGCGACCTCGGGCAATACCGGCATCGCCCTGGCCATGGCTGCAGCGATCAAGGGCTACAAGATGATCCTGATCATGCCCGACAACTCCAGCGCCGAGCGCAAGGCGGCCATGACCGCCTACGGCGCCGAGTTGATTCTGGTCAGCCAGGAAGAAGGCATGGAAGGCGCCCGTGACCTGGCCGAGCGGATGCAGGCCGAAGGCCGCGGCAAGGTGCTCGACCAGTTCGCCAACGGCGACAACCCTGAGGCCCACTACAGCGGCACCGGCCCGGAAATCTGGCGCCAGACCCAGGGCAGCATTACCCACTTCATCAGCTCGATGGGCACCACCGGCACCATCATGGGCACCTCGCGTTACCTGAAGGAGCAGAACCCGGCGGTGCAGATCGTCGGTCTGCAGCCGATGGAAGGCTCGGCCATTCCCGGCATTCGCCGCTGGCCCGAGCAATACCTGCCGAAGATCTACCAGGCCAGTCGGGTCGACCGGATCGTCGACATGGCCCAGAGCGAGGCCGAAGACGTGACTCGGCGCCTGGCCCGTGAAGAAGGGATCTTCTGTGGCGTCTCTTCCGGCGGTGCGGTGGCAGCGATGCTGCGCCTGTCCCGGGAAGTGGAAAACGCGGTCATGGTCGCGATCATCTGCGACCGTGGCGATCGTTACCTGTCGACCGGCATTTTCGATGCGCCCAATTGA
- a CDS encoding sensor histidine kinase has protein sequence MNWSDLPGRHSLFWKLACLLVAFCLLMIWLSWSWGRYVEQKNLYLSDEARATLGSYAREAEQAWKGGQSAGVDAWIQQIASREKTWIGVIGSDLQSLSSYPLTPAEAQRLTFLRGADWPVSRHARGLPWLKVPFPEDPSLGSLVIELPQRFMPGRYRVFWQVITNGVIPGLFTLLLCVGLYRLLVVPLNQLREQANAWRAEQLNVRLSSETTQRRDELGELGRAFDQMSERLQSTVAVQQQLLRDLSHELRTPLSRLRVACDGERDLAALRERLAREVDGMQRLVEDSLQLAWLDTERAPLPQEQIQVQALWEMLSENACFESGWSAQQLRCELEADCWVRGHLNTLAQALENILRNAIRHSPAGARVSLGGQRDGKYWHLWLDDEGPGVAEEDLERIFAPFTRLDGSRPGDGGFGLGLSIARNAVGRQGGQLWAQNLAQGLRIHVRLLAA, from the coding sequence ATGAACTGGTCTGATCTGCCGGGGCGGCATTCGCTGTTCTGGAAGCTGGCGTGCCTGTTGGTAGCTTTCTGCCTGTTGATGATCTGGCTGAGCTGGTCCTGGGGGCGTTATGTGGAGCAGAAGAACCTCTACCTCTCCGATGAGGCCAGAGCCACCTTGGGCAGCTACGCCCGCGAGGCCGAGCAGGCCTGGAAGGGCGGCCAGAGTGCCGGTGTCGATGCCTGGATCCAGCAGATCGCCAGCCGCGAGAAAACCTGGATCGGCGTGATTGGCAGTGACCTGCAATCCCTGAGCAGCTACCCGTTGACGCCGGCGGAGGCCCAGCGCCTGACCTTCCTGCGCGGTGCCGACTGGCCGGTGAGCCGGCACGCCCGGGGCCTGCCGTGGCTGAAAGTACCCTTTCCCGAGGATCCGTCCCTGGGCAGCCTGGTGATCGAGTTGCCGCAACGTTTCATGCCGGGGCGCTACCGGGTGTTCTGGCAGGTGATCACCAATGGGGTGATTCCCGGGCTGTTCACCTTGTTGCTGTGTGTCGGCCTGTATCGCTTGCTGGTGGTGCCGCTGAACCAGTTGCGCGAGCAGGCCAACGCCTGGCGGGCGGAGCAGTTGAACGTGCGGCTGTCCAGTGAAACCACCCAGCGTCGGGACGAGCTGGGCGAACTGGGACGGGCGTTCGATCAGATGTCCGAACGTCTGCAGAGTACCGTGGCGGTGCAGCAGCAGTTGTTGCGGGACCTGTCCCACGAGTTGCGCACCCCCCTGAGCCGCCTGCGCGTGGCCTGCGATGGCGAGCGTGATCTTGCCGCGCTGCGCGAGCGCTTGGCGCGGGAGGTCGACGGCATGCAGCGCCTGGTGGAGGACAGCCTGCAACTGGCCTGGCTGGACACCGAGCGTGCGCCACTGCCGCAAGAGCAGATCCAGGTCCAGGCGTTGTGGGAGATGCTCAGCGAAAATGCCTGCTTCGAGAGTGGCTGGTCCGCGCAGCAGCTGCGTTGCGAGCTGGAGGCCGATTGCTGGGTTCGCGGGCACCTCAATACCCTGGCCCAGGCCCTGGAAAACATCCTGCGCAACGCTATTCGGCATTCTCCGGCCGGAGCACGGGTCAGCCTCGGAGGCCAGCGCGACGGCAAGTACTGGCACCTGTGGCTGGATGACGAAGGGCCGGGGGTGGCTGAAGAGGATCTGGAAAGGATCTTCGCCCCCTTCACTCGTCTGGATGGGTCGCGACCGGGGGATGGCGGTTTCGGCCTGGGCCTGAGCATCGCCCGCAATGCCGTAGGGCGTCAGGGTGGGCAGTTGTGGGCGCAGAACCTGGCTCAGGGCTTGCGCATCCACGTGCGCCTGCTGGCGGCCTGA
- a CDS encoding response regulator transcription factor — protein MTPVSVEPPRILTIEDDPVLGAYVREQLEHCGFAVTWCQNGPEGLGIARRRPFDVVLLDILLPGMDGLEVLTHFRQSHSTPVLLMSALGAEADRISGFRLGADDYLPKPFSMAELRVRIEAILRRVALDRRPMPPVPVSLAQSLRFDDERSDVFFAEQWAGLTRSEYRLLDTLHRNGDEVLSKAFLYQHVLQRGYAAHDRSLDMHVSQIRRKLKALGYSERELRTVWGKGYVLSALDELV, from the coding sequence ATGACTCCCGTATCTGTTGAGCCACCACGTATTCTGACCATTGAAGATGACCCGGTGCTGGGTGCCTATGTGCGCGAGCAACTGGAGCATTGTGGCTTTGCCGTGACCTGGTGCCAGAACGGCCCGGAAGGGCTGGGCATTGCCCGGCGCCGACCTTTCGATGTGGTGCTGCTGGATATCCTGTTGCCCGGAATGGATGGCCTGGAAGTGCTCACGCACTTTCGCCAGAGCCATTCCACGCCGGTGCTGCTGATGTCCGCCCTGGGAGCGGAAGCCGACCGAATCAGCGGTTTCCGCCTGGGGGCCGACGATTACCTGCCCAAGCCATTCAGCATGGCCGAGCTGCGTGTGCGCATCGAGGCCATCCTGCGCCGGGTCGCCCTGGACCGGCGACCGATGCCACCGGTACCCGTCAGCCTGGCCCAGAGCCTGCGCTTCGACGATGAGCGCAGCGACGTGTTCTTTGCCGAGCAATGGGCCGGCCTGACCCGCAGTGAATACCGCCTGCTGGATACCTTGCACCGCAATGGCGACGAGGTGTTGAGCAAGGCCTTCCTTTATCAGCATGTACTGCAACGCGGTTATGCGGCTCACGACCGCAGCCTGGACATGCATGTCAGCCAGATCCGCCGCAAGCTCAAGGCGCTGGGCTACAGCGAGCGTGAGCTGCGAACCGTGTGGGGCAAGGGTTATGTGCTGAGCGCCTTAGATGAACTGGTCTGA
- a CDS encoding response regulator: MLKKLGIKGRVLLLTLLPTSLMALVLGGYFTWMQLSDLQTQLLQRGEMIAEQLASLVAPAMGNHNTQMLERIATQALEQQDVRAVSLLAPDRSLLAHAGPSMLNPPPAGNSSHMMQRSGSDATRYQLPVFGRHRNLAGDLIPDESDRLLGWVELELSHSGMLLRGYRSLFASLLLIAAGLAGTALLAVRMGRTINNPLTQIKQAVAQLKDGNLETRLPPLGSQELDELASGINRMASTLQNAQEELQHSIDQATEDVRQNLETIEIQNIELDLARKEALEASRIKSEFLANMSHEIRTPLNGILGFTHLLQKSELTPRQLDYLGTIEKSADSLLGIINEILDFSKIEAGKLVLDSIPFNLRDLLQDTLTILAPAAHAKQLELVSLVYRDTPLSLVGDPLRLKQILTNLVSNAIKFTREGTIVARAMLEEEHEDSVQLRISIQDTGIGLSNQDVRALFQAFSQADNSLSRQPGGTGLGLVISKRLIEQMGGEIGVDSTPGEGSEFWISLNLPKTRDDAEDLPGPPLLGRRVAVLENHELARQALQHQLEDCGLEVTPFNTLEALTNGITGVHQSEQAIDLAVLGITTNDMSPERLSQHIWDLEHLGCKVLVLCPTTEQTLFHLSVPNPHSQLQAKPACTRKLRRALSDLVTPRRARSEPEETLSSRAPRVLCVDDNPANLLLIQTLLEDMGAKVLAVDNGYAALNAIQTEPFDLVMMDVQMPGMDGRQSTEAIRQWESERHGTPLPIVALTAHAMANEKRALLQSGMDDYLTKPISERQLAQVVLKWTGLALRNQGPERASERPELGLELQVLDQDEGLRLAAGKADLAADMLAMLLASLDADREAIKAARAANDQNALIERVHRLHGATRYCGVPQLRAACQRSETLLKQEDAKAFAALDELDHAIGRLAAEARTNA, translated from the coding sequence GTGCTCAAGAAACTGGGAATCAAAGGCCGCGTACTGTTGCTGACCTTGTTGCCAACCAGCCTGATGGCTTTGGTGCTGGGCGGCTACTTCACCTGGATGCAGCTCTCGGACCTGCAGACCCAGCTCCTGCAGCGTGGCGAGATGATCGCGGAACAACTGGCCTCCCTGGTGGCCCCGGCCATGGGCAACCACAACACCCAGATGCTCGAGCGCATTGCCACCCAGGCGCTGGAACAGCAAGACGTGCGCGCCGTATCGCTCCTTGCCCCGGATCGCAGCCTGCTGGCCCATGCCGGCCCCAGCATGCTCAACCCGCCTCCCGCCGGTAACAGCAGCCACATGATGCAACGCTCCGGCAGCGACGCGACCCGCTATCAACTGCCGGTCTTCGGCCGGCACCGCAACCTGGCCGGCGACCTGATTCCCGATGAGTCCGACCGCCTGCTGGGCTGGGTGGAACTGGAGCTGTCCCACAGTGGCATGCTGCTGCGCGGCTACCGCAGCCTGTTCGCCAGCCTGCTGTTGATTGCCGCCGGGCTGGCCGGCACCGCCCTACTGGCAGTGCGCATGGGCCGCACAATCAACAACCCGCTGACCCAGATCAAGCAGGCCGTGGCGCAACTCAAGGACGGCAACCTGGAAACCCGCCTGCCACCCCTGGGCAGCCAGGAGCTGGATGAGCTGGCCTCGGGCATCAACCGCATGGCCAGCACCCTGCAGAATGCCCAGGAAGAATTGCAGCACAGCATCGACCAGGCCACCGAAGACGTGCGCCAGAACCTGGAAACCATCGAGATCCAGAACATCGAGCTGGACCTGGCGCGCAAGGAGGCCCTGGAGGCCAGCCGGATCAAGTCGGAATTCCTGGCCAACATGAGCCATGAAATCCGTACACCGCTCAACGGCATTCTCGGCTTCACCCACCTGTTGCAGAAAAGCGAGCTGACACCACGCCAGCTGGACTACCTGGGCACCATCGAGAAATCCGCCGACAGCCTGTTAGGCATCATCAACGAGATCCTCGACTTCTCGAAAATCGAAGCCGGCAAACTGGTGCTCGACAGCATCCCGTTCAACCTGCGGGACTTGCTGCAAGACACCCTGACCATCCTCGCCCCGGCCGCCCACGCCAAGCAGCTGGAACTGGTGAGCCTGGTCTATCGCGATACGCCGCTGTCGCTGGTGGGCGACCCGCTGCGGCTCAAGCAGATTCTTACCAACCTGGTGAGCAACGCCATCAAGTTCACCCGCGAAGGCACTATCGTCGCCCGGGCCATGCTGGAAGAAGAACACGAAGACAGCGTGCAACTGCGCATCAGCATCCAGGACACCGGTATCGGCCTGTCGAACCAGGATGTGCGCGCCCTGTTCCAGGCCTTCAGCCAGGCTGACAACTCGCTGTCGCGGCAACCCGGCGGCACGGGGCTTGGGCTGGTGATTTCCAAGCGCCTGATCGAACAGATGGGCGGCGAGATCGGTGTCGACAGCACCCCGGGCGAAGGTTCGGAGTTCTGGATCAGCCTCAACCTGCCGAAAACCCGCGACGACGCCGAGGACCTGCCCGGCCCGCCGCTGCTGGGGCGGCGCGTGGCGGTATTGGAAAACCACGAGCTGGCGCGCCAGGCCTTGCAACACCAGTTGGAGGACTGCGGCCTGGAGGTGACCCCGTTCAATACCCTGGAGGCCCTGACCAACGGCATTACCGGCGTGCACCAGAGCGAACAGGCCATCGACCTGGCGGTATTGGGCATCACCACCAACGACATGTCGCCGGAACGCCTGAGCCAGCATATCTGGGACCTCGAACACCTGGGCTGCAAGGTCCTGGTACTGTGCCCGACCACCGAACAGACACTGTTCCATCTGTCGGTGCCCAACCCTCACAGCCAGTTGCAGGCCAAGCCCGCGTGCACCCGCAAGCTGCGCCGGGCCCTGTCCGACCTGGTGACCCCGCGCCGGGCTCGCAGCGAACCGGAGGAAACCCTTTCCAGCCGCGCGCCGCGAGTGCTGTGTGTCGATGACAACCCGGCCAACCTGCTGCTGATCCAGACCTTGCTGGAGGACATGGGCGCCAAGGTGCTGGCGGTGGACAACGGTTACGCCGCGCTGAACGCGATCCAGACCGAACCCTTCGACCTGGTAATGATGGACGTGCAGATGCCCGGCATGGACGGCCGGCAGAGTACCGAGGCGATCCGCCAGTGGGAAAGCGAGCGACACGGTACGCCGCTGCCCATCGTCGCCCTTACCGCCCACGCCATGGCCAACGAGAAGCGCGCCCTGCTGCAAAGCGGCATGGACGACTACCTGACCAAGCCCATCAGTGAGCGCCAACTGGCCCAGGTGGTGCTGAAATGGACCGGCCTGGCCCTGCGCAACCAGGGGCCGGAGCGGGCCAGCGAGCGCCCGGAACTGGGGCTGGAACTGCAGGTACTGGATCAGGACGAAGGCCTGCGCCTGGCCGCCGGCAAGGCCGATCTGGCGGCGGACATGTTGGCCATGTTGCTGGCGTCCCTGGACGCCGACCGCGAAGCCATCAAGGCAGCGCGGGCCGCCAATGACCAGAACGCCCTGATCGAACGGGTCCACCGCCTGCACGGTGCCACCCGCTACTGCGGTGTGCCGCAATTGCGCGCCGCCTGCCAGCGCAGCGAGACCCTGCTCAAGCAGGAAGATGCCAAAGCCTTTGCCGCCCTGGATGAACTGGACCACGCCATCGGCCGCCTGGCTGCCGAAGCGCGGACCAACGCCTGA